Proteins encoded in a region of the Paenibacillus sp. W2I17 genome:
- the zwf gene encoding glucose-6-phosphate dehydrogenase, with protein MDAMTFVLFGATGDLAKRKIYPALYNLYMDQKMPKSFSVIGLGRRELSDTDFQANVEKSLHEFSRQTPEEASQVRDFIGAFRYCSLNNTKLEDYTKLLELVQQREQELNIPENRMFYMSVAPEFFEPIALNIQESGLGNTKGWKKLIIEKPFGHDLQSARDLNEKLSNTFAEEEIYRIDHFLGKPMVQNIETLTYANPVIQALWSNRYIANVQITASETVGVEERAAYYDQSGALRDMFQNHMLQLLMMIGLHLPKRCTPEEIQFKKQKIAEALRPLTKENIASEVVSAQYAAGELQGSSVVGYLDEPGIPAGSQNETYVAARLWIDDPFWSEVPFYIRTGKRLAEKSTRIVVEFKAPLKTGHESENTTEPNLLTIEIGPGESISLQLNAKNPLNHGEVEPMHMTFNSGKRNIPEAYENLIFDAMRGDSTFFAHWNEVELAWQWVQPIQEAFEAGSVPLDTYSAGSHGPESADRLTAADGYRWW; from the coding sequence ATGGATGCAATGACATTTGTCCTGTTCGGGGCAACAGGCGATTTAGCCAAACGCAAGATTTACCCTGCATTATATAACTTGTACATGGATCAGAAAATGCCGAAATCTTTCTCCGTTATCGGTTTGGGACGACGTGAATTGTCGGATACGGACTTCCAGGCGAATGTTGAAAAGTCACTGCATGAATTCTCACGTCAGACGCCGGAAGAAGCATCTCAAGTTCGTGATTTCATTGGAGCTTTCCGTTATTGTTCTTTAAATAATACGAAGCTTGAAGATTACACCAAACTGTTGGAACTGGTTCAACAGCGTGAACAAGAGCTTAACATTCCCGAAAACCGCATGTTCTACATGTCGGTGGCACCGGAATTCTTTGAGCCAATCGCATTAAACATTCAAGAAAGTGGCCTGGGTAACACCAAAGGCTGGAAGAAACTGATTATCGAAAAACCATTCGGACACGACCTGCAATCAGCCCGTGATCTGAACGAAAAACTGAGCAATACCTTTGCGGAAGAAGAGATCTATCGCATTGACCATTTCCTCGGCAAACCGATGGTACAAAATATTGAGACGCTCACCTATGCAAATCCGGTGATTCAGGCGTTGTGGTCTAACCGTTATATTGCCAATGTACAGATTACGGCAAGTGAGACGGTAGGTGTTGAAGAACGTGCCGCGTATTACGACCAAAGTGGTGCCCTTCGTGACATGTTCCAAAATCATATGCTTCAGTTGCTAATGATGATTGGTTTGCATTTGCCAAAACGCTGCACACCGGAAGAGATTCAATTCAAAAAGCAAAAAATTGCTGAAGCACTTCGTCCGCTGACGAAAGAAAATATCGCTTCTGAAGTTGTTAGTGCGCAATATGCAGCGGGTGAGCTGCAAGGTTCCTCGGTTGTTGGATATTTGGACGAGCCTGGCATTCCAGCCGGATCTCAGAACGAGACCTATGTTGCCGCAAGACTTTGGATCGATGATCCGTTCTGGAGCGAGGTTCCATTTTATATCCGTACAGGTAAACGCCTGGCTGAGAAATCCACCCGAATCGTTGTTGAGTTCAAGGCTCCACTGAAGACCGGTCATGAATCCGAAAATACAACGGAACCTAACCTGCTGACGATTGAAATTGGTCCGGGAGAAAGCATCTCGCTTCAATTAAATGCGAAGAATCCATTGAACCATGGTGAAGTGGAACCAATGCATATGACATTCAACTCAGGTAAACGTAACATCCCTGAAGCGTATGAGAATCTAATCTTTGACGCAATGCGTGGCGATTCCACCTTCTTTGCTCACTGGAACGAAGTGGAGCTGGCATGGCAATGGGTGCAACCGATTCAGGAAGCATTTGAAGCGGGCAGCGTACCACTGGATACGTACAGTGCAGGTTCGCATGGACCTGAGTCAGCAGATCGCCTGACCGCAGCAGACGGCTACCGTTGGTGGTAA
- a CDS encoding NAD kinase yields MRYYVQDRGDQLSIDLSQQFHALAKEEGFKLDAESPEIVISIGGDGTMLQAFHNFIDRIPDIAFVGVHTGHLGFYADWKKEELRELVRLMSGKGDPERLKPRIVQYPLLELEIRKKSGNSSYIALNEFTLKGVDGTVVAQVDINDVTFEMFRGDGICVSTPSGSTAYNKALGGAMVHPTIEAIQIAEIASINNRVYRTLGSPVILPKHHHCDIFSRKDQRLLMTIDHVNVMVEDLISVRCQVSSHKVSFARFRPYPFWNRVRTAFLD; encoded by the coding sequence TTGAGATACTATGTTCAAGACCGCGGAGACCAGTTATCGATTGATCTCAGTCAGCAGTTTCATGCGCTGGCGAAGGAAGAAGGGTTCAAGCTGGATGCAGAATCGCCGGAGATTGTTATCTCCATCGGGGGCGATGGTACGATGCTGCAGGCATTTCACAATTTCATCGACCGTATTCCGGATATTGCTTTTGTTGGGGTTCATACAGGCCATCTCGGCTTTTACGCCGATTGGAAGAAGGAAGAATTACGCGAGTTAGTCAGGCTGATGAGTGGCAAAGGAGATCCGGAGCGTCTCAAACCACGCATTGTACAATACCCGCTATTGGAGCTTGAGATCCGGAAAAAGTCAGGGAATTCCTCTTACATCGCCCTTAATGAATTTACGTTAAAAGGTGTAGACGGTACCGTCGTGGCCCAGGTCGATATTAACGATGTGACATTTGAGATGTTCCGTGGGGATGGCATCTGTGTATCCACACCATCAGGCAGTACGGCATACAACAAGGCCCTTGGGGGTGCCATGGTTCATCCAACCATCGAGGCCATTCAGATTGCGGAGATTGCATCGATTAATAACCGGGTCTATCGGACACTTGGTTCACCGGTTATTTTGCCCAAGCATCATCATTGTGATATTTTCTCCCGCAAGGATCAGCGGTTACTGATGACCATTGATCATGTGAATGTGATGGTGGAGGATCTGATCTCCGTCCGTTGTCAGGTATCCAGTCACAAGGTCAGTTTCGCACGTTTCCGCCCTTATCCATTCTGGAACCGGGTTCGCACGGCATTTCTTGACTAA
- the fsa gene encoding fructose-6-phosphate aldolase has protein sequence MKFFLDTGNVEEIKRIERLGLVDGVTTNPSLIAKEGRVFKEVIQEICGVVKGPVSAEVIGLKAEDMLKEAYEIAEWAPNVVIKLPMTEDGLYACHELTQKGIKTNVTLIFSAAQGLMAAKAGATYISPFVGRLDDIAVDGMKLIRDLRLILDMYDLPSEIIAASIRNIKHVEDAALSGAHIATIPGSLLPTLWKHPLTDSGIERFLKDWESVPK, from the coding sequence ATGAAATTTTTCTTGGATACAGGGAATGTGGAAGAAATCAAACGGATCGAACGTCTGGGTCTGGTGGATGGAGTCACGACTAACCCGTCTTTGATCGCCAAAGAAGGTCGCGTATTTAAAGAAGTCATTCAGGAGATCTGTGGCGTTGTTAAAGGCCCGGTCAGTGCTGAAGTCATCGGTCTCAAAGCCGAGGATATGTTGAAGGAAGCTTATGAAATTGCAGAATGGGCACCAAATGTAGTCATTAAATTGCCGATGACCGAAGATGGGCTGTACGCTTGTCATGAGTTGACGCAAAAAGGGATCAAAACCAATGTAACGCTGATTTTCTCAGCAGCACAGGGCCTGATGGCGGCGAAAGCCGGTGCAACCTACATCAGTCCATTCGTTGGTCGCTTGGATGATATTGCGGTGGATGGTATGAAATTGATTCGTGATCTGCGTCTTATTCTGGACATGTATGATCTGCCTTCCGAGATTATCGCAGCAAGCATTCGCAATATCAAACATGTAGAGGATGCAGCCCTTTCCGGTGCGCATATTGCCACCATTCCGGGTTCGCTTCTGCCGACACTTTGGAAACACCCACTGACGGACAGCGGGATTGAACGTTTCCTGAAAGACTGGGAATCTGTTCCGAAATAA
- the yunB gene encoding sporulation protein YunB, protein MMRRKWRSRRRRKPPSGKRKMWLIILLVTAFCLMQGFAYVDKKMKPPIMHLAKIRVKQIATEAINKAITAQVADGKTNEGLIDWKTDTAGKVSGFMLNYNEHMRITASTMNIVQSTLQNVHMLKEKIPLGQALGSPVLASFGPSIPVRIEPQGAVKVDLNTRQQNAGINMILVEVYIHIIAEVAVVVPFDMEPETVDTEIPISYLLVVGDVPMYYYDNQGKPVGSNGSNAPAIALPSGHTGVSSGNGVTTNPPSQNQQQTPSDHLQENELEIEPDDLPDVNGGLQLNKDAHP, encoded by the coding sequence ATGATGAGAAGAAAATGGCGAAGCCGGAGACGCCGTAAGCCGCCAAGCGGCAAACGCAAAATGTGGTTGATCATTTTATTGGTCACCGCGTTTTGTTTGATGCAGGGCTTTGCTTATGTGGATAAGAAAATGAAGCCCCCCATCATGCACTTGGCCAAGATCAGAGTGAAGCAGATTGCAACTGAAGCGATCAACAAGGCGATCACAGCACAGGTTGCAGATGGCAAAACCAACGAAGGGCTGATTGACTGGAAGACGGATACCGCCGGGAAAGTGTCCGGTTTCATGCTGAACTACAATGAGCATATGCGAATCACCGCAAGTACTATGAATATTGTGCAATCCACGCTGCAGAATGTACACATGTTAAAAGAAAAAATCCCGCTGGGGCAGGCGCTGGGCAGTCCGGTGCTGGCTTCATTTGGCCCGAGTATACCGGTTCGTATTGAGCCTCAAGGCGCTGTCAAAGTGGACCTGAACACCCGTCAGCAAAATGCGGGTATTAACATGATTTTGGTGGAAGTGTACATTCATATCATTGCTGAGGTCGCGGTCGTGGTGCCATTCGACATGGAGCCCGAAACGGTCGATACGGAAATCCCGATTTCCTACCTTCTGGTTGTTGGGGATGTGCCAATGTATTATTACGATAATCAGGGCAAGCCAGTGGGCAGTAACGGCAGTAATGCCCCAGCTATTGCCCTGCCATCAGGTCATACGGGGGTATCAAGCGGTAATGGAGTAACTACGAATCCCCCTAGCCAGAACCAGCAACAGACGCCGTCAGACCATTTGCAAGAGAATGAACTTGAAATTGAGCCGGATGATCTGCCTGATGTGAATGGGGGATTACAGCTCAATAAGGACGCGCACCCATGA
- a CDS encoding M23 family metallopeptidase — MQQRLTFRHTYRFWIKTLLAGTLLLPFLPVEVYGEPAQAAPKPQAAELKPAEIFAARRHLYETIGQMTQIPWYRLAAIDQYERTITRAHPKDRKHPERLTGIFMTPPAWRGWLNPDETDQHPESILFFKGYGRDGSGDGIADANNDQDVLYSMASVIQGYGNKQEDFNIALWEYYHNSRAVQRIQQFAKLYEHFDNLDLFGHAFPVPLGTNYSYRSTWGTKRSWGGYRIHEGTDIFAPHGLPVRSTCYGVVEIKGWNPFGGWRIGIRDLNNHYHYYAHLSGFDKSARIGEVVIPGQVVGWVGSSGYGKPGTQGKFPPHLHYGIYRDSGLHEWSFDPYPQLKHWEQDERKQKNKKSK, encoded by the coding sequence GTGCAACAACGCTTGACCTTCAGGCACACGTACCGCTTTTGGATCAAAACATTACTTGCAGGTACTCTGCTTCTCCCATTCTTGCCTGTTGAAGTTTACGGTGAACCCGCCCAGGCCGCTCCCAAACCACAGGCTGCCGAGTTAAAACCCGCAGAAATTTTCGCTGCACGTCGCCATTTATATGAAACCATCGGTCAGATGACCCAGATTCCCTGGTACAGGCTTGCCGCCATTGATCAGTATGAACGAACGATTACTCGCGCACACCCAAAGGATCGCAAGCATCCGGAGCGGCTTACGGGTATCTTCATGACCCCTCCGGCCTGGAGAGGATGGCTAAATCCGGATGAGACGGATCAACATCCGGAATCCATTCTTTTTTTCAAAGGATATGGGCGTGATGGTTCAGGAGACGGTATAGCGGATGCCAACAATGATCAGGATGTGCTGTACAGCATGGCTTCTGTTATTCAAGGTTACGGAAACAAGCAAGAAGACTTCAACATTGCCTTGTGGGAATATTATCACAACTCCCGTGCTGTGCAACGGATACAGCAATTCGCGAAGTTATATGAGCATTTTGACAATCTGGATCTATTCGGACATGCCTTTCCGGTCCCACTCGGAACTAACTACTCCTATCGAAGTACCTGGGGGACAAAAAGAAGCTGGGGCGGTTATCGCATTCATGAGGGAACGGATATTTTCGCTCCGCATGGCCTGCCTGTGCGCAGTACCTGTTACGGGGTCGTGGAGATCAAAGGCTGGAACCCGTTTGGCGGCTGGCGCATCGGCATTCGGGATTTGAACAACCATTATCATTACTACGCTCACCTCTCTGGTTTTGACAAAAGTGCACGCATCGGTGAAGTTGTAATCCCCGGTCAGGTTGTAGGTTGGGTTGGCAGTTCGGGTTACGGGAAACCTGGGACACAGGGCAAATTCCCTCCGCATCTGCACTATGGGATCTACCGGGACAGCGGACTGCACGAATGGTCGTTCGATCCTTATCCACAGCTGAAACATTGGGAACAGGATGAACGCAAACAAAAGAACAAGAAAAGTAAGTGA
- a CDS encoding YutD family protein, with protein sequence MEEEKNTEQIQDQLQEQIQEPAQESVVESVEEKPKEPVIVQIGGKNYEIVQNHKEGWNPEVFRDRYSEVLERYDYIIGDWGYSQLRLKGFYRDNHPKATKDSTIASMVDYINEYCNFGCAYFVLQKSKDQPQAKAKSGS encoded by the coding sequence TTGGAAGAAGAAAAAAACACAGAACAGATTCAGGACCAACTTCAGGAACAGATCCAGGAGCCGGCTCAGGAATCGGTTGTTGAGTCAGTTGAAGAAAAGCCCAAAGAACCGGTCATTGTACAGATCGGCGGCAAAAATTATGAAATCGTCCAGAACCACAAAGAAGGCTGGAATCCAGAGGTTTTCCGTGATCGTTACAGCGAAGTGCTGGAGCGTTATGATTATATTATCGGAGACTGGGGTTATAGCCAGTTAAGGTTAAAAGGTTTTTACCGTGATAACCATCCAAAAGCGACAAAGGATTCCACAATCGCCAGTATGGTGGATTATATCAATGAATATTGTAACTTTGGCTGTGCGTACTTTGTGCTTCAGAAGAGCAAAGATCAACCTCAAGCCAAAGCAAAAAGCGGTTCCTGA
- a CDS encoding helix-turn-helix domain-containing protein: protein MSDDENAKQICTKVEQSYQIIGRKWVALIIHALMEEPKRFSEIHAYIPDLSKRVLNERMKELEEEGLVVRHVVTERPVRTEYMLSRKGTELGRALSAVERWADKWL from the coding sequence ATGAGCGATGATGAGAATGCCAAGCAAATATGCACAAAAGTGGAACAATCTTATCAGATCATTGGCCGAAAATGGGTAGCCCTCATTATCCATGCGTTGATGGAGGAGCCCAAACGCTTCAGTGAGATTCACGCTTATATCCCTGACTTGAGCAAACGTGTGTTAAATGAGCGAATGAAGGAATTGGAGGAAGAAGGACTTGTGGTTCGCCATGTGGTCACGGAACGTCCAGTTCGGACTGAATATATGTTGTCACGAAAAGGAACGGAACTTGGGAGAGCGCTAAGCGCCGTGGAACGTTGGGCTGATAAGTGGTTGTAA
- the lipA gene encoding lipoyl synthase, translated as MAKRVKEPKPDWIRIKLTTGDNYQEMKTMMRSKTLHTVCEEARCPNIYECWANRTATFMILGDICTRACRFCAVNTGLPTELDLQEPERVAEAAEQMNLQHCVITSVARDDLKDGGATIFAETVKAVRRRLPLCSVEVLIPDFLGDRESLQIVMDAKPDILNHNIETVERLSDKVRAKAKYKRSLELLARAKEMQPNIPTKSSIMLGVGEEYNEILSTMDDLRAVNCDIMTIGQYLQPSEKHLYVEKYYPPEEFAALKQEGLKRGFSHVESGPMVRSSYHAHEQVKSATKHAEQAATHA; from the coding sequence TTGGCTAAACGTGTTAAAGAACCGAAGCCGGATTGGATTCGGATCAAATTGACAACCGGCGATAACTATCAGGAAATGAAAACGATGATGCGTTCCAAAACGCTGCATACGGTATGTGAGGAAGCGCGGTGTCCGAATATTTATGAATGCTGGGCCAATCGAACGGCCACTTTTATGATTTTGGGCGATATTTGCACAAGGGCATGCCGTTTTTGCGCGGTGAATACGGGTTTGCCAACGGAGCTTGATTTGCAGGAACCAGAACGTGTGGCGGAAGCAGCAGAGCAGATGAATCTGCAACACTGCGTAATTACAAGTGTAGCCCGTGACGATCTGAAAGACGGGGGAGCTACGATCTTTGCAGAGACGGTAAAGGCCGTACGGCGGCGGTTGCCATTGTGCAGCGTTGAAGTACTCATTCCAGACTTTCTGGGCGATCGGGAATCTTTGCAGATTGTAATGGATGCCAAACCGGACATCCTGAATCACAATATTGAGACGGTTGAGCGGTTGTCAGACAAAGTGCGTGCCAAGGCGAAATATAAACGTTCACTGGAATTGCTTGCTCGTGCCAAAGAAATGCAACCTAACATCCCTACGAAATCAAGTATTATGCTTGGTGTAGGTGAGGAATATAATGAAATTTTATCAACAATGGATGATCTTCGTGCGGTGAACTGTGATATTATGACGATTGGTCAATATTTGCAGCCATCGGAGAAACATCTGTATGTTGAAAAGTATTATCCGCCAGAGGAGTTTGCTGCATTAAAACAGGAAGGATTAAAACGTGGATTCAGCCACGTCGAATCTGGCCCTATGGTACGCAGCTCCTACCATGCGCATGAACAGGTGAAATCGGCTACCAAACATGCTGAACAGGCGGCAACACACGCGTGA
- a CDS encoding Gfo/Idh/MocA family protein, with protein MLKVAIIGAGAISGAHISAYLAFPERCQIVAVVDIYVEKAQKRINEYGLKGAQAVTDYTELFAQNIDLVSVCTPPYTHAPIACDFMQAGAHVLVEKPMASSLEEADLMLRAAQESGKLLSVVAQNRFTTPMMKLKGVLDSKRMGPIVHVQVDSFWWRGHNYYDLWWRGTWEKEGGGCTLNHAVHHIDAMLWMMGPPVELQAMMANTAHDNAEVEDISMAMLRFQEGALGMITSSVVHHGEEQQLIFQGKEARVSAPWKVVASTARNNGFPEPNRELEHQIQKLADELPDVTHVGHAGQVENVLNAIETASPLLVDGQSGRNTLELIVGIYKSASTGEKVVFPLGAEDAFYTREGIMQHAVHFYEKKTTVDNFEDSSITLGSKLDS; from the coding sequence ATGTTAAAAGTGGCGATTATCGGAGCAGGTGCTATTAGTGGAGCACATATCTCAGCATATTTGGCATTCCCTGAGCGCTGTCAGATTGTTGCTGTGGTCGATATTTACGTGGAAAAAGCACAGAAGCGAATTAATGAATATGGTCTGAAAGGTGCACAAGCTGTCACGGATTACACAGAGTTATTTGCCCAAAACATTGATCTGGTATCAGTCTGTACACCACCGTATACGCATGCTCCCATTGCGTGTGATTTCATGCAAGCAGGTGCGCATGTGTTGGTCGAAAAACCGATGGCATCTTCCCTGGAGGAAGCGGATCTGATGTTGAGAGCAGCGCAAGAAAGTGGCAAGTTACTATCTGTAGTAGCACAGAATCGGTTTACGACACCGATGATGAAGCTAAAAGGTGTGCTGGACAGTAAACGAATGGGACCGATTGTACATGTGCAGGTTGATTCGTTCTGGTGGCGGGGCCACAATTATTATGATCTGTGGTGGCGCGGGACATGGGAAAAAGAAGGCGGAGGTTGTACCCTCAATCATGCGGTGCATCATATTGATGCCATGCTCTGGATGATGGGACCTCCAGTGGAATTACAGGCGATGATGGCAAATACGGCACATGATAATGCCGAAGTTGAGGATATATCCATGGCGATGCTTCGCTTCCAGGAAGGGGCGCTTGGCATGATTACCAGTTCCGTCGTACATCACGGAGAGGAGCAGCAGTTAATTTTTCAGGGCAAAGAAGCCCGGGTATCTGCACCTTGGAAAGTGGTTGCTTCTACCGCGCGGAATAACGGATTTCCGGAACCGAATCGAGAATTGGAACACCAGATTCAGAAGCTCGCTGACGAATTACCGGATGTTACTCATGTCGGTCACGCTGGGCAAGTTGAGAATGTGTTAAATGCTATTGAGACAGCATCTCCCCTTCTGGTGGATGGCCAAAGTGGTCGGAATACGCTTGAACTGATTGTGGGTATCTATAAGTCGGCAAGTACGGGAGAAAAGGTTGTTTTTCCACTAGGGGCCGAAGACGCGTTTTACACAAGAGAAGGAATTATGCAACATGCCGTACACTTTTATGAAAAAAAGACGACGGTGGACAACTTCGAGGATTCGAGTATTACACTCGGGAGCAAGTTGGATTCGTAG
- the gnd gene encoding phosphogluconate dehydrogenase (NAD(+)-dependent, decarboxylating) → MKLGLVGLGKMGLNLGRNLIDHKHEVVAFDLNAEAVNEMKEYGAEGVSSYAEMVASLESPRVLWIMVPHNVVDAVLAEVSPLLSKGDIIIEAGNSHYKESIRRYEEMKTKGIHYMDAGTSGGMEGARNGACYMIGGDPEAWAIVEPAFKDTSVENGYLYAGKAGSGHFLKMVHNGIEYGMMASIGEGFDVLEKSGFDFDFEQVARVWNNGSVIRSWLMELTERAFSKDANLDEIKGVMHSSGEGRWTVETAFDLQTATPVIALSLLMRYRSLETDTFTGKVVAALRNEFGGHAVEKN, encoded by the coding sequence ATGAAACTTGGACTTGTCGGATTAGGAAAAATGGGATTGAACCTGGGGAGAAACCTGATTGATCACAAACACGAAGTGGTTGCTTTTGACCTGAACGCTGAAGCAGTAAATGAAATGAAAGAATACGGCGCTGAAGGCGTATCTTCATACGCAGAGATGGTGGCTTCGCTCGAATCCCCACGTGTATTGTGGATCATGGTTCCCCACAACGTAGTAGACGCTGTATTGGCTGAAGTGAGCCCATTGTTGTCCAAAGGCGACATCATTATTGAAGCGGGTAACTCCCACTACAAAGAATCCATCCGCCGCTACGAAGAGATGAAAACTAAAGGCATTCACTACATGGATGCAGGTACATCTGGCGGTATGGAAGGCGCACGTAATGGAGCATGTTATATGATCGGTGGAGACCCGGAAGCTTGGGCAATCGTTGAACCGGCATTCAAAGATACTTCCGTGGAGAATGGCTACCTGTATGCTGGTAAAGCGGGCAGCGGTCACTTCCTCAAAATGGTTCACAATGGTATCGAGTACGGTATGATGGCATCCATCGGTGAAGGTTTTGACGTATTGGAGAAAAGTGGATTTGATTTCGACTTCGAACAAGTGGCTCGCGTATGGAACAACGGTTCCGTTATCCGCTCTTGGTTGATGGAGCTGACAGAACGTGCTTTCTCCAAAGATGCAAACCTCGATGAGATTAAAGGTGTAATGCACTCTTCCGGTGAAGGACGTTGGACGGTAGAAACGGCATTTGACCTTCAAACCGCAACACCGGTTATCGCTTTGTCCTTGCTGATGCGTTATCGCTCCCTGGAGACAGATACATTCACAGGTAAAGTGGTAGCAGCATTGCGTAATGAATTTGGCGGTCACGCTGTAGAGAAAAATTAA